The genomic stretch CAAAGCTCTTGTTTGCCAAGTGCCGCACTCAGCAAATAGATGGTTTGCCAAGTGTTTGACATTTGGCAAAATTGGACACTCGGCAAATGGTAGGTTTGCCGAGTGTTAGCCTCTCGAAAAACCTAGACACTCGACAAAGAGTTGTCCTAACTAACCCCGTCACATCTTGTGGGCTCTTTGCCAAGTGTCactaacactcggcaaagggacAAGTTTGCCGAGTGCTTAGAGCCCGGCACTCGGAAAagaattttatttttaaaaaattagtTTTGCCAAGTGTCAGGTCAGAGAGCACTTGGcaaagtatttttttttaaaaaaattgtcaaGGGCCGACTCTCGGCAAGACATTGTTAACGACACTGGCATCGTGGCGGCGTCttttctttgctgagtgccttcttagctctcggcaaagaatttaccAAGTGCCTGACAAATGGCACTCACAAAAGAGCGTTGTCCTAATAAAAATTTTACTGAGtgtactttgccgagtgccgcactCGACAAAGTTTTTGCCGTGTGCCTCAGGCACTCGACAAAGCGTACGTTTCTAGTAGTGCATCTATGTCTACAACAACTAATTGAGGCACTCGACAAAGCGTACGTTTCTAGTAGTGCATCTATGTCTACAACAACTAATATTCGTACTTGTCCTTCATTTTTCACCCTATATTTAAATTCTTCGTCGAGATCATACTGATAGAGCTCCATGATAGAGCTCCATGAGAGGGCACATGTTGTGATCCAATTAATCCAGCTCTGACTCGATTCAATTATAATTGGACCGGTACTCCTATTCGTTCAcggcaatatatatatatgtagtccATGCAGCATAGACGTGTCTACGAGTCACAGTGATCTATTAGGTTCGTTCCATCCATGGATCATCGGATCTCCTCACTCTCCCTACTCGGAAGATAGGCACACCCTATCCGAATATCCGATCCATCATTTGGGATGCTCACGTTTATACAATATGCCATGATGATAAGCAATGGTCAGGATGATGCCCGGCTGGGCCAAGGCAACagtgtgtttggtttgaggaatCAAACAATTCTAGACGTGATAATGCATCATAAGTCTATTCCTCAAATTTAATAGAATAATCTTTTTTGTAATTATTAGTTAAGTTATGATGAATAAGATGGTGATGAATTAACTCATCTATTTCATaaaccaaaaaagaaaaaaaagaaaaaaactaaaGAGGAGTAAGTGTTGGAATTTAAGTGAATTGCACACCTCTTTCCATCAACTTAAGCTTTTGAGTTGAACTAGttggtgcatgcaactcaaaATGGTATCAAAGCCAGAGGTCTCGAGTTCGAATCCTGATTAGcgtaattaaaaaaatataattgcTGCTCGCTCTTATTCCACGTCTGAGGCAGCTTaaacttttgggttgaactgcatgcaactcaataatAAGATGAACTTCACCCGATGCTTGTGGCCGTCATTGTTAAGCAGGCCCTATACAcaacgaagttgtcactatATCTACTTAAGTACTTATAGTAAGACAAAAACAATAATTTATGAGTGCTGAATGATGGCATTGGCGGCCAACAAGAGAATTATCATCACAAAATTACAGGCGTACAGGTAGGTGTTCAATTTCCAGACAAGCTATAGCTAGCTCCCAACAGTACGTGTTGGCCAGCACGTTAGAAGAGCCACATGTATATAGCGCGCTGGCACTCTGCTGTCATATAGCTATCTCCTCTCCATCCACACAATTCCATATTAGCTTCAGCCTGCAGGCGAGGGAGGTACCGAGGTAATAGAGCAGGCTAGGCTACCTAGCTAGAGATATATGGCCGGCGGCGAGgacggctcggcggcggcgtcgtcgtTGCTGCCGCCGGAGCGGAGGCACGAGGGTTGCCCCGGGTGCCGCCTTGAAGAGGCCAACAAGACGAGCACCGGCGTCCCCtacctcaacttcttcttcatctggatCGTCTGTCTCACTAACAGTAAGCTTCTACTCGATCATCGTGGTTATTAGTGTGCTAGCTGATCCTGACAGGGAGAAATAAAACTGAACGTCGCCAAATTAACACATCGCATACATAAATATGCATGTGTCTCATACTCTCATTAGTAAATGGAGTATTATATTGCTATACTGCCTAGGACCAACTAATGGGTCGCCGTCAACGCTGCAGCTAGGTCAACGTTGCAACACCTAACCCATTTTTGTACACTTTGTTATCTTTTAGTTGTTGCAAACCGCGCGTCCCCGCGCCGACGGCCAAGAGCATGGGACATGTGTGGGTGTAGTATAATATAACTTTTTTCTGAAGCCTATTCGCTTGAGCTTGTTAtttaacagtatttttctcCTACAATAAATTAGCAAACAATATTTTTAACCGCTTTTCAGCTAAGCGAAACAGACTTAGAGTACTGTAGTACTGAACCTGGGGACGACGGCCATGGGACTACTGCAGTGCATACCATATTAGAATGCAGTAAGTCTAGAGTGAAGAATCATGTAATCTTCTATATAAATTAATGATCAATCAATGAAAAGTGCTAGGCTATAAGCCATAATTACTCTTTCATGGTATCAACTAAGGACCGTCCCTGTCCCTCTCTCTAACTCTTCCTCTCCTTACCTCACCTTCTCTTCCTTGCTGCTCTCGGctgttcctcttcctcctcgtgGGCTCGTGGCCATGAATCATGATGATGCTCAGGGCGCTGCTGCTCTGTGCAAACATAGGCTCGATGTGCGACACGTGTCCATGGGGCAGCATCTGATGCCCCACAGCCCAACTACCATGTACGAGAGCCTGCAGCTGGATTCGAGCATGTAAGCCAAGAGACGAGAGGCTGGAGCCACAAGATGTTGGTCTTTTGTCCACCTGGTGGCAGAGTAAGGTGTGTATGCACCAAGTCTCAGTGGATAGTGTATCCGCCCTTTTCCCCCAAGAAGCACCCCCTGTGCTAAATGGGTGCAAACAGGCGCAAGGGCTGTGGGTAGGTTAGTAGATGGGTTTGTGCAGTTTCGGCCTTGGACCAAGATTGTTGGGCCCCCAACAAGTAGCATGCCTCTTATGTAGTGTTGCTTCGGCATGGCTGTAACGGTAATCATTCGCCTAAAAAAACTATAATCGTGGATGCAATTTAGTGGTCCGAGCCTCTGTCTGTCGTAAAAAAATGGATAAATGACGAAGAACACAAGATAAAAAACACAGTAGAGACACAAGATTTAACGTGGAAAACCCCTCCAATGCGAAGGGAAAAAACCACGGCAATAGCCAACAAACACTCCTCACTATTATCAAGAGTTGGGTTACAACGCCGTGCGGCggcttacaagatcatatattcgGTGAAATCCTAATTTGGGTATATGCCTCCGGCGATGTGCCTCCACTTCGCTCTGTCAAAAATCAGCCTTTATAATGTGCAACTAAATTTGGAACATATTCAAGCAAACAGGATTACCTTCTTGCTCTACAATGCTGACACAAACAACCAATTCTGTTTGCTGCATCTTTATTGTGCTTAAATTGTTCTATCAAATGCCAATGAGCGTCGTTTCTCAAGTGTCAAGGCCATTATTTATTTCTTGGAAAACATCCAGTTATGAAGTTACTAGAGAAAATTGGCCACATTAGCACAAGGGAGTCGTACAAATAGTATATACAGTACGAATTGGCTCAGTTGTTACTTTTGGTGAACAATTTGTAAATAGTTATGCTAGCTAGATTCCCTCTATCGATAAGAGTTGCAAATTTGTGTAAAATAGTAGTCATCTGGAAGCCTAAAATTCCAAGGAACACACATTGCATAGCTTTGGCCACTTCCAACTTTACTTATTACTTTACATATATCTTTCATGAACTTTGCTTATGTCTGTATCCTTGTTTTTGGAAAATTGTATATCATGGTATCTCTAGATTGTTGGAATCTATTGGTTTATTCGTCTTGTCCAACATCTTGgaaaatatagagagacttaCTCTGATTGTTATAGACAAATTCACAATGATTTTTGTACACCATTATAAGTAGTTGCATATTTTTCCCtatttttatccaatcacatgaAAATTAGTTTTATCTATTGTTGAGTAACCCCTctctctttatttttgcatttcTAGCTCTGCCGGTCCAGTCGTTGTTCCCCTATCTATACTTCATggtataaaaatatttaaaatcttAGTCTTTACCTTCATTTgacttaaaaaaagaaaaccttGCTACTCACTAAATTAGGAAATGTAATGATTGGTAATCGTCATAACACAATAGATCAGGGACTTAAAAGTCGCACAGCAagagcaagacatcggcttctatGCTGGATTCGTTGGTGAGTAATGTTTCCTTACATTGTTGAGATTTCACATATTTTATATGTTTCTTTTATACTTTTAATCTCAATCAAGTTGTAGGTGTATTTTCCTCAAATAATGAGTAGACCAGtagttattgtctaactattTGTTATTTTCTCTTTTAGGAGCAAGTTATTTCCTTGCCAGAACCTGTAGCTCTGTCCCTTGGGGCATGTTTGCTGACAAGTATGGAAGAAAGCCGTGCATCATGATCAGCATACTCTCAGTGTATGAAACATTCAACTACATTGCAGATCATACAGTACTCTATGAGTAAATAGGCTGAAGTAAACTTAGGTTCAAATTTTCAGAATTGCGTTCAACACACTCTTTGGTCTTAGCACAACTTAttggatggcaattgtgactcggGGGTTGCTTGGGATGCTTTGTGGTATCCTTGGACCAATTAAGGTAACTTATTGTGTCTTGGCAGCTGCCCTGATTATTAGTGAATGGCAGTAGGTATTAACTGTTCATGGCcacatatttatttttcaggccTATGCTATAGAAGTCTGCAGGAAAGAGCACCAAGCTCTAGGGATCTCAATTGTAAGAATAGTTCATAATATGTTTTGCAACTGATCTTCATATTGTAATGTTTTATGTTCACTTGTAGCTAACTAAGGtctaacatggtgtttaggttaCAACATCAGACGCAATAGCACTTGTTGTTGGACCAGCTATTGGAGGATTTCTTTCACAGGTGAGGATAGTTGCACTTTAAATGGTCCAATAGAGCAAACCACTGCAAAAATGTATGACCTACATTATCTGTTCTGCAATAGCCAGCAGAAAAGTACCCAAATGTTTTCTCCAAAGAGTCCATATTTGGGAGGTAATTTACTATTCAAACTATTTCTACTAAttaatagtttttttttatcaTTTTAAGCATAATGGATTTTATGATACTCTCAGGTTTCCATACTTCCTTCCATCCTTTGTCATATCGATACTAGCAATGGGATCATGTATTGCATGCATTTGGCTTCCGGTATGCTACAACATCCCCCTTATAAATCTTCCTTTCAAAATCCAACTTGCTATGACCCTTCAAAACACAATAAGTATAAATGTTTGGAGCTTCCAAGTGTTTCTAGCGTAGAAGTTCTTAATCATTTATCCAAATTTGTAAGCAAACACCAGATGCCTTATTTTTCCAAAAATTTCTAGTCTCAGAGAGTTCCATAAGCATTTAATCTAAATTTCTAAGGAAACACTGcactatcatgatgatgaaaaaTTGGAAGCTATTGATGAAGTAGATCCTAGTATTTGAGGAGTTCCTTGAGCATTTATCCATTTTTTTCAAGGAAACGATGCATGCCTCATTTTCTCATGTTCTGTAATATTTTCGAGAGTTCTTTAATCATTTATCATTTTTTTAAGGAAACACTACACTTTCACATTGATGAAAAAGTAGAAGCTACCGATGAAGTGGAGGCACAAGTTGGTGACTCGACCATACAAGTTGGAAAAGCTAAACAATCTAGTGACAGATCTACAAAGAACCTCCTAAAGAACTGGCAACTGATGTCAGCAATAATCCTCTATTGTATCTTTTGCCTCCATGATGTAGCTTATGCTGAGGTAATCTCTTTTTCTATACTATTGTTTCAAATGTTAATTAAATTATCTTGAGATTAACTTCTTCAATGAAGATTCAAAATAAAAGGATGGCAGTAATATCATTGTGAGCCTTGAAATAGCTACTAAGCTTCATATGGTGATTCATAATATGTTCCCTTCAGACATTTTCACTCTAGGCAGTGAGCAACAGAAAATTCCATGGCTTGGGTTTGACATCCCAAGAAGTTGGTACTGTGCTAGCAGTCTCAGGTATGAGTTCTTTTTTCCAAGCTCTTATGCCAATAGTCATGCACATAAGAGAGTAAGAAACACATCCCCTTGCAGAAAGGATGAAAACCTAATCTCCAATATAAATTAAGCTAAAACAGAAATAGAATATGTCTTTGTCGCTTTACCGTCAAATTATTTACCTTACGACAATTCATTTTATCCTTGTAGGTTGTGGACTTTTGATATATCAACTTTTTGTTTACCCATTCATTGTCAAGTATCTTGGACCAATAAGGCCATTGCGACCTACAGTGGTATGTGAGATACATCTTTGTGATATTGTTGGCTTCATTGCCTCACTTGTAATCTGAAATAAAGCAGTTTAGCATTAAAAGGAAACAAGGATGTATAAacctttcaaaataaatctgaaGTGATGGTTAGGTGTAGATTTGAATATTAGGTGGTGGAGAACATATCTTTTTTGTTCTATGAAAATTTGTTGGGGTGTGCATGACAATTTCTAGATGAGGTGTATTGAAGCAAATCCTTTTCATTATGATGATTGTTTGCTTTCATTGAGCTTTACAAGTACCATGGTCAAATGGTGTTTGATTTGTAGGTATTGTCTATACTTCTCCTTACAACATATCCCTTCATGGTCAACCTACAAGGGCTGGAGCTCAAAGTACTAATCAACATAGCCTCGCTTATGAAGAATGTATTCTATGTGAGGCAACTTCTTCTCTCAAGCATGGAAAAAATCTATGACAATATTTTCTTAGAGGAATGTAAACCCAATCATTTAACAATGAATATTTTAATTGTGAACAATTTATGATGCGTATTTGAACAAAACAGGCTACAATCAATATTGCGTGCAACATTCTACAAAACACAGCAGTGGTAAGCATGAATCATTTATTTTAGTACTTTTTCTCAACCATCTTCTCCTTATGTCTGAAAGATTTGCAGACACAAGAACAAAGAGGTGTTGCAAATGGCATCTCGATGACTCTAATGTCATTGTTCAAAGGTGTAGCTCCGGCGGCGGCAGGAATTTTGTGCGTACTGCTTTTTCGTTTGGGACTAAAAATCATCTTTTTTTTCCATTTCCAATTGATGAGCTTCTTTTCATGCTATTTATAGGTTTTCATGGGCCCAGAAGCACATGAATGGTGGGCTATTCTTACCAGGTATGTAAACACATAGACATGCATATTCTTTTTTGACTTTCCTACAGGATAGAAGCTATCTAAAAGcctaaaccacaagaaaatacaTGGTGCATATTCTTGTTTGACTTGTCCAAAATGCAGGTGACCAGATCATGTTTCTGACGATAAACATGGTTTCCATACTTGGGCTAATTCTGACGTTCAAGCCATTTTTCTCCATGTCAAATGCGTTGAGGCGTTCCTAGCTATGTATACTTAGTTGCCACTTATGGGATAAATCAGGGGCACTTCCTCGGGTCTAAAACTGTGATAGTCTACGTGATACATGGGTCTGTAATTATCACCAAATTTCTAGATATGTAATCAAAGTGAAGGGGCTATCTAAATTTTTTGGGGGTGTAAACTCCAGATCACCCGATGCTTCGACAGTATATATGATAATAAAATGATACTCAGACCAACCTTGACTCCTTATTTCCTATGCTCTTAACTACAACCTATGTGGACAGCTTTGGTAGCTCTAAGAAGCTAGGCATGTATAATTTGAGATGCATAGACACAAGTGCTTAAAGagagaaaatattgtgacatcaTTAAGCTCGGTATATAAGTCAATCTATATTATATACATACTGATGCTTAAATAGGCACAACCATCTTGTTAGCATACAGTAAACACCGGTGCATACTTAAGCATCATAATTAATACATGCGTGATGCTTATCACATTACAATCTAGGTCGGTTACAGGGTCACTTTTATTTAGAAAACACATTACCAAGTCTACGCTCAACAGCTTTTGTTTAGTTTCATTGTCAGTATAACAAGGCTATGTTTTTTATTATCATGCCACATGCCTTGGTTAATACTAGGGTGTTAGTTGTTTAATATTTAGTCATTTTACGGTATGTTTTAATTCAAAAACAAGACATGACATAAATCATGACATAAATGAGCATGAGTAATCTATTCATCGCATATGCAAATCTGCTAGCGAACAAGCTATACTActacaaaaaatatttttcgaGGTGGACATTTTAGATTAACCGAGGCGAGCAACGAAAAAACCTCGGATGAAAGGTCAAGGCTAATTGGACCTTAACCGAGACGGTTTTGTTGCCTACCTAGGTTAATCGATTAAGAACACAAAAAAATCCATGATCCTGCCGGTGAGCCTATTTCTGAGCCCACTGATAAGCCCGTTCCTAGCCCATGGGCCAGAAACGTTAGGAGAAGCCGCCGCCATGTTGCTTGCTGTGGTGTCCATCGCCACCAGGGCACCACGCGTGTGACATCATGGAGGAGGAGCGAGGCCGCATCGCCTAGGCCACCACAGCGCAAGACCGCGTCGGCCCTCCACCACCGACTAGAGAGAGGAGGGTCGCTAGGCGCCGCCACGAGctagagaggggaggggagggggcgaTGGGCTAGGGAGGGGAGGGCGTGAGCATCGGGTGTGATAGGAGCAGCGTCGGGCTCTGAGGGAGGGAGTGACAGACGGTCATAAGAAACCCTAGCTCTTCGTTTATATACAGTAAGTGACACAGGACTAAGATGGGCCTCCTGTTGGGCCACTatttctcgaggcgggcctttaTAGTGTGCTCGCCTTGGTTAATGGATTTACAAAGAGAGTTGTTATAATACGATCGCCTCCAAAAATAAACTATTTTTGAAGGAGGTGGGCTTAAGATGACCGCCTCGGTAAATTGATTTTGCAAGGCGGTTGTTTGTGACCACTTCGGTTAATAATAAATAATTGCTTCCATTAATCAAAACATTAACCAAGGCGGTTAAAAATTTTGCTCGCCTCAAGACCTATTTGCAAATGTTGCGCAAAATAAATCCTGCAGTAGTGCTAGTAGCAAATTCTACCAACAGATACATAGCGCTTATAACCAGACGCACCAAAAATAACTTGGTACCATTGAGTGGAACCCGTCCTGCTGGAGGCAGGGGGATATTGTTACCATCTGCTCAAAGTAGTCGATCTAGTCTCGGCCAGGAAGAGATATGTAGTGTAGTTCCATGACGATCGTTGATGTAGTTGATCGCTCGAGGAACAACACAGCCGTTGGCTCAAGGTTGCCACAACGGACGAAGAGCAGTGGTGCATATGCGCTCCCGAAAACTTGATCGCCTGCCAACTCATGTAGGTACGAGAGCAAACATAGCTTCGGTGGCATTCTCGCCCAGAGCCCTTGTGCATGCAAGGGATCAGAGCCAGAGATGAGAAGAGCACCAACAAAAGAAAGAACATAACATGTGGGAGAAGGAGCAAATGTGTTGGCTTTTAAGGAAGGAAGAAGGATATGTGCCCCCTTAACGACTAGAACCGGAAGGGAGCAAACCAAGATGGGTTCTAGGAGGGGCACAACGGTAAATGCATACTTGTCTTGCTGTCAGGCCCACACATATTACCCTTTTGCCCTTCATGGCCGATGCTCATTTACCATTTGCTTATTGCACTGAGCTGCAAAAGAGGCCTAGCACATCATGTCCAACCAAGGTGAAGGGCGTGGGCACAGCTTGGCTCCGCACCGCATGCCATGGTGGAGCGCCCATGTTCCCCTACCCCCAACTCTCCTTCTCAACTTATCTATAAGAGCACTTTCTAGTAGGTTTCTCATGTGGTACTAATCCCACTTCCACTTAGCACTAATTGTGAGCTTTTTAAATTATTTGATTAATTGTTATTAGACTATATAGGCCAAGACCAATTAATCCAATATTAGCTATATTTGGCCAGAAACATAGCCACCTAAGAACCCACCACACGTCAGCAACACATGCATTTAGGTTGGAGGAAGAAAGTATAGTCCAAAGCTGAAAAGGAAACAATGATAAAAGCAGTTGCTCAAGTAATTCCTACTTATGTCGTAGGCTCTTTGATATCAATAAATCCACATGTAACCAAATCAGTGTCATGACTTGTAGGTTTTGGTGGAGCCAGGAGGACAATGAGCATAACTTGCATTGGTCGAGTTGGGACAAATTAACACTACAACCAAAGGAAAATGGAGGTCCCGGTTCCAAAGATACTCATGCAATATGGTAAAATTCAATAACATGGATATAAAACATGACTATAAATATTAACCAAATTGTGTCGATACATTTAAAAGGttcgaaaaagacaagaaatttCATTCAATTATATGCTCTGATTTCATAATGAATCACACACCAATTTCACATACAGCCTGTTCACTTGAGATTATTTCTCGAATTCGCCAGCTATTCAacactcacaataaatcagcgaacattattttattaatgaagagagatgataagagttttatagGAGTAAAGTGAGTTTCAGGAGGATGAAACTCTTTTACACTGTTTTCAAAATATGTATGTATTGAAAATTAAGTCATAAAACTCCCATTGAGGATAGCTCATagaagaaacaaagagaatcatGTGCCTTTTTCCAGCAGTTCCAAGTATCTAAATGTCACAGAAGTGCTAGTGGTGTGTGGCCCATGAATTGGGACAGTAGTTGGAAAGAGTTTTCTTCTGGTTTTCTTTCTGAAGGTGTTCCGGCCTACGCGTCGACAGCTCTAGAACCATCTGTCTCAAAAAGACCGTTGTTATTGACTTTCAGACATATagtttgaccattcgtcttattagaactttttgtataaatattatctattttAATAAAACTTATTtgatcattagagatactttaataatgatttatctattttagaatttgcacaaaagttttgaataagacgagcggTTAAACATGATTGGTCAAAATTAACAACAACAATCTTTTtgaaacggagggagtaattatTGTAAATATGACCCATTATCTTAATATAAACTTCTTTtttaaaagaagaagaagaagaagaaccagaCAACCAGTATTGGACTCAGCAGGG from Sorghum bicolor cultivar BTx623 chromosome 3, Sorghum_bicolor_NCBIv3, whole genome shotgun sequence encodes the following:
- the LOC8074540 gene encoding protein ZINC INDUCED FACILITATOR 1 is translated as MAGGEDGSAAASSLLPPERRHEGCPGCRLEEANKTSTGVPYLNFFFIWIVCLTNTLPVQSLFPYLYFMIRDLKVAQQEQDIGFYAGFVGASYFLARTCSSVPWGMFADKYGRKPCIMISILSVIAFNTLFGLSTTYWMAIVTRGLLGMLCGILGPIKAYAIEVCRKEHQALGISIVTTSDAIALVVGPAIGGFLSQPAEKYPNVFSKESIFGRFPYFLPSFVISILAMGSCIACIWLPETLHFHIDEKVEATDEVEAQVGDSTIQVGKAKQSSDRSTKNLLKNWQLMSAIILYCIFCLHDVAYAETFSL